TACCAAAGTTAAAAATCCATCCAAACCCATTATTTCGCAACAAGGTTATAGAtgtataataaaaatgtgaccACTCAATCCATCCATCAAGTATTTAAAGTTTTCAGTACAGAGGAGACAAGTTTAAACGCCTCCCTTGTTTGGCAGGATGGCTGTGCAGTAATACATTCTGCTATAACCTCACAATTTGTCTGGTTCTTGTCCGTTTTCAtcagtaaataaaacagttaaccACAACTACACAGAcatttaactgtttaactgaAACTACCAGTAATATACAGTTTAAATCATCTCCATATCTACAGATTGTACAGGGGATGTTACCTCAGTCCCAAGTTTCTTCTTGGTGTACACACTGCTGGCAGCAGTGAAGGCATCATTGAACAGGATGAAGGTGTAGCCCTCCATATCGAAGGCCAGGTCAGAActaaaggagagaaaaagatggagggaaagcacaggtgtttTATCTGCACATGGTTCAGTTCTTAAAACAATCTATaaacaaatccaaaaaaaaaaaaaaaaaaaaaaacataccttGCAGCAATCATGGCACCAAGAACTATGGCAACAACACTGTACACAAGGCgttttggaaatgtttttctgaaaaaagGAACAGTGAAAGATTCAGATCAAAACCAAACAGTGGACAGGAAGAGGCCGTGTGCATGGAGGAATTAGAAGACAATGTAAAAAGCCCTCCACCCATTCTACATATAAATAAGGGCAACAGTCTCAAGGACACATCTTTTTggtcactttctgtctctctttgtgagTTCTCAACAAGAAATGTTAACAGTCACTTCAAACAGATGTTCTGGCCCAGTAATTCATCCATGGGCATGTGTCAAAGTACCGATCAAGCACACTTAGCAACTGATAAACTCATTATAAATCATTCTATGTAAGAGTTCAGATCAGACAGTCTTACCTTAGTATATATACTTCCAAGATCATTGTCATCAATATGGTGAATTTCCGTAATACAGTGAACATGGGTAAACTGTAAAAGACAATATGTTTTTGGAAAGACCACAGGAATGAGCACTAGGAAATGCAAGGACCCAAATCGgcaaaaattaaataacaactAAACTGGTTAAACCTGAGCTTTTTGGTGCTTGCCAGGCCTGTTATATGGTTTCCAACATACAGCAAAGGAAGAGGGAATATCTGGCAAGAAAATATAGGGTATAATGATGAATAATGGGAAATAGAATATAATTAATTAAGGATGAATGATGAACAATTAAAAATGCTTACTTTTAAGGGAACACTTCTGTCAAAATCTTGAAACTGGactgttttggtctttttggcAGCATAAAGCACAACAACAGTGACGATCATCTGAAAGCAGCAGAGTGACCATGAGTGTGGGTTATtgtgacacacagagaaacggAGAGAAACAAACATCCACACCTGCACATCTTACCTGGCCAATTCCCAGACACATGTAGGAGGGAAACCTGCAAAgccaacacatacacagtagaagagtgagaggaggacGTAGGTTAGTCCGATGAATTGACACTGTATGATTGATTTGCTGACGACAAAGCGCCACCTACCTGAAGCTCGTCAGCACGGTTTTGTTCACCACCGTGATCAGAAGGGAGCTGCCGGcgtaaaacacagcagagaggaactTGTGCAGTCCAGAGTGTTCAACAGTTTCTTGAAAGGCATTGGCGGACATTATGAGCCACTATATAACACCTAATAGTTtagaaaaatactttatttttctgtggcGAAGTAATTCCTGGTTTAACGGCAAGTTTtgctggtgtttcctgtcaaCCACTTGTCAACGCCCACACAGGAAGAGGGGACAGGTGGGCGGTCCCCGCACATTACATAATTCAGAAG
This genomic window from Seriola aureovittata isolate HTS-2021-v1 ecotype China chromosome 5, ASM2101889v1, whole genome shotgun sequence contains:
- the slc35d2 gene encoding UDP-N-acetylglucosamine/UDP-glucose/GDP-mannose transporter; translation: MSANAFQETVEHSGLHKFLSAVFYAGSSLLITVVNKTVLTSFRFPSYMCLGIGQMIVTVVVLYAAKKTKTVQFQDFDRSVPLKIFPLPLLYVGNHITGLASTKKLSLPMFTVLRKFTILMTMILEVYILRKTFPKRLVYSVVAIVLGAMIAASSDLAFDMEGYTFILFNDAFTAASSVYTKKKLGTEGLGKYGVLFYNALIIVIPTLLASALTGDLHEAVIFEDWVKATFIVCFLMSCFLGFVLMYSIVLCSYYNSALTTTVVGAIKNVAVAYIGIFVGGDYLFSWTNFLGLSICMSGGLVYSYFTFSSKSPGCITEGAHELKIHITEDSTGKHLTS